Proteins found in one Quercus robur chromosome 2, dhQueRobu3.1, whole genome shotgun sequence genomic segment:
- the LOC126714783 gene encoding glutamate receptor 2.8-like, which translates to MKIPTRIAFPFLFFIILSKSNFLAKAQNTTISVNVGVILDFDTWTGKMGLSCINMALADFYATNSYYKTRLLLSSRDSKSDVVEAAAAAIDLIKNVEVQAILGPESSMQAKFVINLGEKAQVPIVAFPATSPSLTSLQHPYFFQAAQNSSSQVKAISAIVQAYGWREVVPIYIDNEYGQGMIPFLIDALQEVDARVPYRSVIPPLASEDQIGEELYKLMTMQTRVFIMHMPIDLGSRLFTKAKEIGMMSEGYVWIMTTGMTNSIRSIESSVRDSMQGVLGLKTYVPKTIELENFTLRWKTKFHQDNPNILDVELNVKGLWAYDAASALAKAVEKVGTTNFGFEYTIGSSNLTDLTTMGVSLNGPRLRQALLDTRFTGLAGEFSLQNGQLQSSTFQIINVNGNGERGVAFWTPENGLIRELNSANTSAYSTSRRNLGPIIWPGDSSFIPKGWEIPTNGKKLRVGVPVKDGFFEFVKVEHDASTNSTKVTGYIIDIFEAVMKALPYNVDYELIPFAKPNGESAGTYNDMVDQVYLGNFDALAADIAIIANRSEYIDFTLPYTESGLTMVVPIKDNERKNAWVFLKPLTWDLWITSGVFFVFIGFVVWVLEHRINEEFRGPPSHEIGTSLWYSFSIMIFAQKETLFSNLARFVVIIWVFVVLILTQSYTASLTSLLTVQQLQPTVTDVNQLIKNGEYVGYQEGSYVLEILEEMNFDPAKLRTYKSTEECDELLSKGSANGGIAAAFDEIPCMKVLLSQYCSKYTMIPSIYRNAGFGFVFPKGSLFISDVSWAVLNVTEGEKMKEIEKAWFGDQSNCSSSNTQVSSGSLSLESFWGLFLIAGIASLSALIISFSMFLYKERQQIWINFDSKNSIWRRICHALRIFDNKDLNSHTFRNKPLKDSGDIDNVQGIGTRDASTNTCCSTSPISCSVHTEPKFTFSEDSGTPSREYFIPNPHDQTFLSAEDNEQIGHSNPFQGV; encoded by the exons CTATAGACTTGATAAAAAATGTAGAAGTGCAAGCCATCTTAGGGCCAGAAAGTTCCATGCAAGCCAAGTTTGTCATCAATCTTGGGGAGAAAGCCCAAGTGCCCATTGTAGCATTCCCAGCAACAAGCCCTTCTCTTACTTCACTTCAACATCCATATTTTTTTCAAGCTGCTCAAAATAGCTCATCTCAAGTGAAAGCTATAAGTGCGATTGTTCAAGCCTATGGATGGAGAGAAGTCGTGCCAATCTACATTGATAATGAGTATGGACAAGGTATGATACCCTTCTTGATTGATGCCTTGCAAGAAGTTGATGCCCGTGTCCCTTATCGAAGTGTCATTCCTCCATTGGCCTCAGAGGACCAAATTGGTGAAGAACTTTATAAGTTGATGACAATGCAAACTAGAGTCTTCATTATGCACATGCCAATTGATCTTGGTTCTCGACTTTTCACTAAGGCAAAAGAGATTGGAATGATGAGTGAAGGTTATGTTTGGATCATGACTACTGGGATGACCAATTCCATTCGCTCGATAGAATCTTCAGTACGTGATTCAATGCAAGGGGTATTGGGTTTAAAAACTTATGTTCCAAAAACAATTGAGCTTGAAAATTTTACACTTCGATGGAAAACAAAATTCCATCAAGACAATCCAAACATTTTGGATGTTGAATTGAATGTTAAGGGACTATGGGCATATGATGCTGCTTCAGCGCTAGCCAAGGCAGTTGAAAAGGTTGGGACTACAAATTTTGGCTTTGAATATACAATTGGTTCAAGCAACTTAACTGATCTTACAACCATGGGGGTTTCTTTAAATGGTCCAAGACTTCGCCAAGCATTATTGGACACTAGATTTACTGGCCTTGCTGGAGAGTTTAGTCTCCAAAATGGGCAACTACAATCATCAACTTTTCAGATAATTAATGTGAATGGTAATGGAGAAAGAGGGGTTGCATTTTGGACTCCAGAAAATGGACTCATAAGAGAATTGAATTCTGCAAACACAAGCGCGTATTCCACTTCAAGAAGAAACCTAGGACCAATAATATGGCCAGGTGATTCAAGCTTTATCCCCAAAGGTTGGGAGATTCCAACAAATGGGAAGAAGTTGAGAGTAGGAGTTCCAGTGAAGGATggcttttttgaatttgttaagGTGGAACATGATGCTAGCACTAACTCAACGAAGGTTACAGGATACATCATAGATATCTTCGAGGCTGTTATGAAAGCTTTACCATATAATGTTGACTATGAGTTGATTCCTTTTGCAAAGCCTAATGGTGAAAGCGCTGGTACATATAATGATATGGTGGATCAAGTATATCTTGGG AACTTCGATGCTCTAGCTGCAGATATAGCTATCATTGCAAATAGGAGTGAGTATATAGACTTCACGTTGCCATACACAGAATCTGGACTAACAATGGTAGTGCCAATCAAAGACAATGAGAGGAAAAACGCATGGGTGTTCTTGAAACCATTAACTTGGGACCTTTGGATAACAAGTGGGgttttttttgtcttcattGGCTTTGTGGTATGGGTTCTTGAACATCGAATAAATGAAGAATTTCGTGGGCCTCCATCACATGAGATTGGAACAAGCTTGTGGTACTCCTTCTCAATCATGATATTTGCACAAA AGGAGACCTTGTTCAGCAATTTAGCAAGGTTTGTGGTCATCATATGGGTTTTTGTGGTACTCATTCTCACTCAAAGTTACACTGCGAGTTTGACATCACTCTTAACTGTTCAACAATTGCAACCAACAGTTACTGATGTTAACCAACTTATTAAGAATGGGGAGTATGTGGGCTACCAAGAAGGCTCTTATGTTTTGGAAATTCTAGAAGAAATGAATTTTGACCCAGCTAAGCTTAGGACATATAAATCTACAGAAGAATGTGATGAACTTTTATCAAAAGGAAGTGCAAATGGAGGAATAGCTGCTGCTTTTGATGAAATCCCTTGTATGAAGGTTTTACTATCACAATATTGCTCCAAGTATACCATGATTCCATCCATATATAGGAATGCTGGGTTCGGTTtt GTATTTCCAAAAGGTTCCCTTTTCATATCTGATGTTTCATGGGCAGTATTAAATGTGACCGaaggagagaaaatgaaagaaattgaaaaggCATGGTTTGGGGACCAAAGTAATTGTTCAAGCTCCAACACCCAGGTTTCTTCTGGCAGTCTTAGCCTAGAAAGCTTTTGGGGCCTATTCCTCATCGCTGGCATTGCTTCCTTATCAGCTCTTATCATCTCCTTCTCCATGTTCCTTTACAAGGAGAGGCAGCAAATTTGGATCAACTTTGATTCAAAAAACTCAATATGGAGAAGAATTTGTCATGCCTTAAGAATTTTTGACAACAAAGACCTTAACTCACATACTTTTCGGAATAAACCATTGAAAGATAGTGGTGACATTGACAATGTTCAAGGTATAGGCACACGTGATGCCTCAACAAACACTTGTTGCTCGACAAGTCCAATAAGTTGTTCAGTCCACACGGAACCCAAATTTACTTTCTCAGAAGATTCAGGGACACCTTCTAGAGAATATTTCATTCCTAATCCACATGATCAGACATTTCTATCGGCAGAAGATAATGAGCAAATTGGTCACTCAAATCCATTTCAAGGGGTCTAA